The genomic window GCCGGGCACGACTCGCACCGGGAGCTGTGGTTGCAGCAGGCTCGGGGAGCTCTGCGGCTGCAAaagcagcccaggctggatATAACGTCGTGTGCCTTAGAGATCTGTCTTACCGTTATTTAACATCTGGAGGTGAAGCCAcgtctcctcctccagccctgctgcccaggcTGAAGCTCCACATGTGAAGAGCTGCGATGTCTTAAGTCACTGTGGCCCCCCAAGAGCTCAATTCCCCCAAAAGATGCACCAGTTTCTCCCAGCACACCAGATTCTCCTGGCACATTTTCCCCCTGCTAAACCCCTCGTGGGAAATCAGAGCTACACCAATAACCACGTGTAACCTGCTGCCAACCGGGCAAAGGTGAAAGCAGTTAGGAGTTCAAGAGAAACCTTCACCACTCCGGGCTGTGGGACCACCACTCGGTGTTTTTTCCATCTCCATTTCTCGCGCCCCCAGCATTGGGgggtgcagggagagcagggtCCACCCCATGCCGAGCATCCAGCCCCCCCCAGGGCAGgtgaggcagggcagagccctgggggagGCACAGAAGGACAGGGGCAGGGCTCTCAGGTgatgcagaaatacagagagAGCTCCAAAAGGAGAGCCCCACTGCAAATTTTGTAGCACGCAGCACTGAACGCCCCCAGGATCGAGTGTTTTCCCACTGCCCCAACCCACAATAGGGATGCAAGGACATGGGGGTGGAAGCAGTGCGTAGAGGGGGCTTGAGGGGTCAGGCAGGAACCTCTCACCCTCACCTACTCTTTCCCACTCCCTCAGGGCtgaatctggaaaaaaaagggaagaaacaagCGCAGGAGCCACAGCAGGGCACCTGCTACCAGTTCAGGGAGAACTGGGGCTGAATGAATCAGTTGGAGGAAACGAGGAGGAATGGTTGTCTGACAAAAACCTTAAAAGGATGAGCTGGGAGCTCCCCAAGTCCTCCAGGAGAGGGGAAGCGAGCTGGCAGAACCCAGGAGCTCAGCTACAGCTGATAAAGAGGCAGCCCCTGGACTGTAAGCCCAAAACAGGAGCTTTTGAGCCCGGAGGGGCTGCGCATGGGGAAGGTGGAAGAGCCCAGAGGCAACAGGAGGGGCTCGAGGCTGTCCTGGTCCCCCCACACACCGCTGTGCTCTGGCCCTGCAGCCACAAGgatgctcctgcagccagcgcTGCCCAGCCTCACGACATCCCCATCCCGGCTGAGCGCACGCTCTCGTCCCCCAGCCGTGGTCGGGgccacaccagcagcagccagcttggTAATTAAACGTTTAATTGGACATCCGGGTAGGACCGCAGCTGGCCAAGCAGCAGGTTACCCGCTGCTCTGCTTGGCCGCCAGTCTCTTGTCTCTCTCCTCGGCGATGGTCAGCCGGATGCCCTTTCCACGGGGCAGGGAGATCCACGGCTTGTTGCCCTGCAGCGAAGCAGAAGTCACGTCACACCGAGAAGCACAGACCGCAGCACGAGCCAGCCCCCGCGGGGATGGAATTCACCCAGCAGGAGACCCCGAGGAAGCCGTGGCGTACGGTCAGGCCTCTTTCTTCCACATCTCAtggggctccctcctgaaaaCATCCCCACCCACCCCTTCCGAGTTTATTTGCGCTTTCCCATCCCAGAGCGGTCAGCCTGAAGCTGTCAGAACCAcgggagcagagctggagctttGCTCCGTGTGCCCACGACTCCCGGCTTCAGCCCACAGCCCCCCAAAACCAGGAGAGGGCCCACCCACCTCCAGCCCGTGCTCGCTTACCTTGCCAATCACAAAAATGTTCGAGAGCCTGGTGGCAAAGCTGTTGCCGTTGGCGTCCTTCACGTGAACCACGTCGAACGAGCCGGGGTGCCTCTCCCGGTTGGTGATCACCCCAATACGGCCCAAGTTGGCGCCACCAGTCACCATGCACAGGTTACCTAGGGTGGGGGGGAGGCGGCTGTGACAAGAGCTCGTGCCGGCTGCTGAGCTGAAGCCCTTCTgccgggaggaggagggcagggacagaGCCGCACAGCCCACGGGGCAGCCCGCAGAGCAGCCGGGCACCTCACGACATCCCCCGCCAACATCCCCCAAGAATCCCGGCACAGCTCGAGGAGCCCAACAGCTCTGCGGTCCCAAAATATTCCCCAACACATTCCCCGCACAACACGGAGCCAGCCTCGAGCACCTGCTTCAGGTCAAAGATCCCTGATGGTTGTGTTTTACCCTCACAGTGCTCTTCGCTCTCCAAGAGCCCAGTGTTTTCGCAGGGAATTCGAGACCCACCTGTGTCAAACTTGATGAAATCCGTGATCTTGCCAGTCTCCAGGTCAATCTGGATCGTGTCGTTCACCTTGATGAGGGGGTCCGGGTAGCGGATGGTGCGGGCATCGTGGGTCACCAGGTGAGGGATTCCTTTGGTGCCCACGAAGATCTTCCTCACCTTGCACAGCTTGTactgcaaacaaaacccagcgCTGCTCAGACGAGGCACCCCAGCCTTCAGCCTCCCTACAAACGCTGCGTTTCCCTACAAAATCTTACACCCAGGCATTTTGCCTCATTttgccctgcagcctgtggccaTACAGCAGAGGCTGCCTTCTCCCAGACCCATATCCCTCCTCCAGAGCTTTCTGGCTGCCTTTAACCTCAGCTCCAGGCAGCCCCAAGccccctgtgctctgccccTACACCACAAGCGAAGCTCCCGGTGAAGGTAACGTCGCCCATGCTGACAGCgagcacagcaagcagcagagcacGCACCTGCAGACCCGTCTGGGAGCTGCCCTCGCGGCACACCAGCAGGTTTTCCCCCCTCAAAGGCTTCGTGCCCCAACCCAGAAGGCCCCGATCCTCTCAGGGGTGGCAAGGACTCGGCGCTCAGAGCCGCCAGCTCCTGTTCAGGAGATGCCAGGGAGGAAGCAGTGCCCCCAGGAACACCCGGCTGGGCCCGCGCGGGCACCAAGCTTTAGCCCCTCACCTTGGCCTCTTCAGCTGTGATGCGGTGAACGGCAAACCGGCCCTTGGTGTCGTACACC from Aythya fuligula isolate bAytFul2 chromosome 13, bAytFul2.pri, whole genome shotgun sequence includes these protein-coding regions:
- the RPS4X gene encoding 40S ribosomal protein S4, X isoform; translated protein: MARGPKKHLKRVAAPKHWMLDKLTGVFAPRPSTGPHKLRECLPLIIFLRNRLKYALTGDEVKKICMQRFIKIDGKVRTDITYPAGFMDVISIEKTGEHFRLVYDTKGRFAVHRITAEEAKYKLCKVRKIFVGTKGIPHLVTHDARTIRYPDPLIKVNDTIQIDLETGKITDFIKFDTGNLCMVTGGANLGRIGVITNRERHPGSFDVVHVKDANGNSFATRLSNIFVIGKGNKPWISLPRGKGIRLTIAEERDKRLAAKQSSG